GATTAAAGAGATAACCCAGGAAGATCTTAATAAATTTATTCTTTCATGTAATACCCATTAATAGTATGTTTGCACTTACAGAATCCATGAGCTACTATCTCTGTCCTCACTATGTGGACATGCGAAAAGGTATCTATTCTTTGTACCAGTTGGTAAAGTCAGACATGAAACGGAACCCGCTATCGGGAGAAGTTTTTCTGTTTGTAGGTAAGAACAGAGAGTCAATCAAGATCTTGCACTGGGAGAACGGAGGTTTTGTTTTATATCAGAAGAAACTTGAAAGAGGAACTTTTGAGATACCCCGTTTTAATCCTTCCAGCGGTCAGTATGAGATGAAATGGACGACGTTCGTTCTGATAATGGAGGGCGTCTGCATCCGTTCCGCAAAATACAGAAAACGATTCTATACAGATTTAATACGTTGATATATAAATATATAGATAAGTAATAACCTTTATTTTTCTTGGTAATCCTAACAATTATTCGTACCTTTAAGGTATGAATTACAAACGGATTGTTGAACTATTAGAAGATCAGCTCAGACTTTCTTCCGAAAGAGAAAAGGCTCTGCTGGAGCAAAATAGGCAGCAGTCTGCACTACTTCAGCAGCAGTCTGCGCAGATAGAAAGGCTATCTGTACAGACTGCTATTCTAACCGATACGGTCCGTTCACTGGAAGAATCCCTTCTTCAGAAGAAAGGCAACATACAAGTGCTGACCGGTAAGAACCGGGGACTGGGCAAACTCTTGTCCAACAAATCAGAAAAGATAGTTCCTCAAATCAAAGAGGAGGATAAAGTGGAAGAAAAGCCTCGTCCATCACTGAAAGAACGTGGTAACAACAACGCCAAACGTAAAGAGTATTTTGATCTGAAAACCATTATTGATGAGGTTTACCCCAATGATCCCGGCTTTGATAAGGAAAAATCCAAAATCATTAGTTATGTGGACTCTATCCGGTATGAATACATCCCACCTCAGTTTGTCAAACACATCTACCGACTGTACAACTGTTTGTTTAATGAGAAGATGTATACCGCAAAAGCGCCAAGAACTCCGCTGCAGAACTCTAACTACGACGGTTCTTTCATGGCTGGAATACTACAACTCAGATACATCTACTCCATGCCCGTTGAACGAATCATCAAATTGTTTGGCGAGCAGGGATTTGAATTGAACAAAGCTACAGCTCACTCCCTGATTAAGAAATCCGCCTGGATGCTGGATCGTTTGGATGAAGTCTTAAGAAAAACGATTCTTGAGGACAGTTACCTTTGTATGGATGAAAGCTACTATACCGTACTGACTCCAGAGAAAAACGAAAAAGGGAAAGGTGTTCGCAAAGGCTATATATGGGCAGCTCTTGCAAATCAAAAGAAACTCATACAATACTTTTATGAAAAGGGTTCCCGCTCACGTGAAGTTCTGACCAATTATATCGGGGAAGAGTACAAAGGAGCCATCCAATCGGACGGACTTATAGATTATAAAATCCTTGAGACTGATGAATATCCCCATATAATAAGACTTTCCTGCTTTCAACACTGCAAGCGTAAGTTCCTGGATATTGAAGCAGATAAGGATGCCACTCAAATAATAGATGTTATCAATAAGCTTTATAGGAAAGAGCATAAAATCGGGAAGCATTGGAAACCCGACAGGATATTAGAATACAGAAAAAAGTATGCCCCACCCATATTAAAGGAACTCAAAAGAAAACTCTTAAAAATACAATCCAATCCTTCCATGCTTCCAAAGAGCCCACTCTCGAAGGCGATTAATTATACCCTGAACGAGTATGACGCATTGTGCAATTATATAGACAGACCAGAATATGCCCTTGATAATAATGCCATAGAACGATACATGCGGTACATAAGCTTAAGCAGGAAGAACTCTCTGTTTTGCGGAAGCCACGACGGAGCAAAGAGAACAGCGCTGCTTTACTCACTGGCTTGCTCATGCAGGCTAAATGGAATAAACACGTTCGAATACTTTACGGATATATTAAACCGGATGGCTTATATCAATCCCAATGCATCCGATGAAGTTTATCAGAAACTACTTCCGAATTCCTGGACAAAAGAATAAACCTACTATAAGCCCAGAAAACATTTTATAGGGTATCGCGGAGACGCTTACGTTGAAATAGTGAGGGATCGGCCTTTTTGTTAGGGTTCAGTGATGTTTCAAAACCAATCCATCACTGGTATAATAATATGATTTACACCACATTAGTCCCAATTTGTGAGGGAGTGAGGGATGAAAATATATTTCCCCGGATGGATTTGTATTTTCAGGCTCTACATTACATACATCTCACTAAGAATACCTACCGCTGTTTCTACTGTTTCAATGTTTTTTATAATCATGCTTCTGCGGTTATGCTGTTCCCGAAGCTGACAGTTACGGGAATATTTCTGCAGATAACTAATTACCTTATCAAATGCTTCTGACTGATAGTAAGGTGATTCAGGGTTGTTGACAAAGAACAGAGTCATTTTTCCTGCTTTCATAAAGACCTTTTCTGCACCTAACTTCTTTGCATAACGACGGAGGCGGACAATGCGCATCAGCTCAAGTCCTTCTTTCGGTATTTTGCCGAAGCGGTCTTCCAGACGACTCTGGAAGTTCTGCACTTCCTCGTCGGTTTCCATACTATCCAGTTCACGATAAAGAAGCATTCTTTCACTGCTGCTGGGAATATATTCGTCAGGGAAAAGCAATTCCAGATCGCTTTCCACGGTGCACTCCTGCACAAAATTTTGTCCGCTAATCTTTTCTTCTCCTGCTACAAGCTCTTCGGCATAAAGTTCAGCGAACTCATCCGTCTTCAATTCATTTACAGCTTCGGTAAGAATCTTCTGATAAGTTTCATATCCCAGGTCGGCTATAAATCCGCTTTGCTCAGCCCCAAGCATGTTTCCCGCACCGCGAATGTCAAGATCCTGCATAGCAATGTGAATTCCACTACCCAAATCACTAAAGTTCTCGATAGCTTGCAGTCGGCGTTTGGCTTCAGTAGTGAGACTACTAAGCGGTGGAGCCAATAAATAGCAAAATGCTTTCTTATTTCCACGACCTACACGACCACGCAACTGGTGAAGATCACTCAATCCAAAGTTTTGTGCATTATTAATAATGATGGTATTCACATTGGGAATATCAATTCCACTCTCAATAATTGAAGTGGCAATCAATATATCATAATCGTAATTTATAAAATCAAGGATAATCTTTTCCAGTTTATCGGGTTCCATCTGTCCGTGTCCCACACAGATGCGGGCATCGGGAACCAGACGATGAATCATTCCTTCCAGTTCGTATATATTCTGAATGCGGTTATTCACCAGGAATACCTGACCATTACGACTCATCTCGAAATTAATTGCTTCACCAATAATGTCTTCATTAAAGGTATGAACTTCTGTTTGTATCGGGTATCGGTTAGGCGGAGGCGTACTAATGACCGAAAGATCACGGGCACCCATCAATGAGAACTGCAACGTTCGGGGAATAGGCGTTGCTGTCATAGTCAACGTATCCACATTCACCTTCAATTGTCTGAGCTTCTCTTTCACAGATACTCCAAACTTCTGCTCTTCATCAACAATTAGCAGACCAATATCCTTAAACTTTACCTGTTTCCCTATAATTTTGTGTGTACCTATCAGTACACCAATCTTTCCTTCTTTAAGATCATCAAGAATAGCCTTCACCTCTGCAGGCTTACGGGCACGACTCAGATAATCTACTCTGCAAGGAAAATCCTTTAATCGTTCACTAAATGTTTTGAAATGCTGCAAAGCTAAAACGGTAGTAGGTACCAGCACCGCTACTTGCTTATTATCAGCTGCCGCTTTAAAGGCTGCACGTACCGCAATTTCCGTTTTTCCAAAACCAACATCCCCGCAAACAAGTCGGTCCATCGGCATTTCACGCTCCATATCACTCTTCACATCCTGCGTAGTTTTCAGCTGATCGGGCGTATCTTCATAGATAAATGATGCTTCAAGTTCGTGTTGCAGGAAGGAATCGGGACTAAAACTGAAGCCCTTTTCCTCTTTCCGTTGCGAATAAAGCTTTATCAAGTCGCGGGCAATATCTTTAATCTTGGTTTTGGTTCGTTCCTTTAACTTCTCCCATGCACCGGTACCCAGTTTATTCAGTCGAGGAGGTTCGCCTTCCTTGCCTTTATATTTAGAGACCTTATGCAAAGAGTGGATACTAACCATCACCACATCCTCGTTTTGATAAACAAGTTTCATCACTTCCTGAGTAGTGCCTCCGGTTGGAATACGAATTAATCCGGCAAACCGGCCTACTCCATGGTCGGTATGCACCACATAATCGCCCACCTGATACTGATTCAATTCCTTTAATGTGAGAGCCACCTTTCCGCTTCTCGCATTATCACTTTTTAAGTTGTACTTATGATAACGGTCAAAAATCTGATGATCGGTAAAGAAGCAACAATGCAGCGTGTTATCTATAAAGCCTTCGTGCAGGGTTTTATCAACAGAAGTAAAAGGAATATGATCATTTCTGTCTTCAAAGATAGCACGGATACGATCCGTCTGCTTAACACTGTCCGACAATATATAAATCTGATAGTTCTGTTCCAGATAGCTCTTCAGTGAATTGCTTACCAGATCGAAATTCTTGTGGAATATAGGCTGAGCAGAACAGCTGAATTCAACCGTAGCCTGAGGTGTTCCGGTAGGTTTATTTCCAAACTCTATCCGGCGGAAATCCAATGCGCGGACTGTAAACTCTGAACCGTCAATCAGCTTTTGCTCCAGATTTACGTAACCCTCCTCATTTTCTTCCTGCGCAACCAAGGCTTGTGGAGAAAGCGCTTCATCGTGAACCGCCTGAATCCGTTCACGCAACCATAGAAAATCTTTGGTTGCTATAATAGTTTCCTCCAGAATAAAGTCGAGAAAAGAAACTTCTTCTCCTACCCCATTAGTCAGTTCGGGCACAATAGCAATGCTTTCTTTCCTTTCTTTGGAAAGCTGAGTATCTACTTCAAAGCTTCTGATACTTTCAACCTCATCTCCAAAGAAATCAATACGGTAAGGGTATTCAGAAGAAAAAGAATACACATCGATAATACTTCCGCGCACAGCATATTGTCCGGGCTCATAAACATAGTCCACCCGTTCAAAGCCATAATTAGATAGCATTTCCGTAATAAATCCTGTATCAACATGTTCGCCTACATGCAGCTTTAATGTTTTATCAGTCAGTTCATCACGGGAAACAACTTTCTCCGCCAGCGCATCAGGATAAGTCACCACACACAAAGGCTCTTCCGTCTTTTGCAGACGGCTCAGCACTTCTGTGCGAAGAATTTCATTAGCAGCATCTTTTTGTCCGTACTTTATTGCTCTTCGATAAGAAGAGGGGAAGAATAAAATCTTCTCCGACCCGTTAATCTGGGTAAGATCATGATAGAAATACCCGGCTTCTTCAAGGTCGCCCAAAATAAAAACAAACGAATTTTTGCTACTCTTAACGAGTGTGGATAAGAAAAGAGCTGCGGAAGAGGCGCAAAGGCCTCCCAGAAAAATCGTCTTTACCGAAGATTCTTCCAGCAGCTTAGCCACCGCTCCCGTTCCGGGATGTTTGGCATATAGGCTCTGTAATTCTGTTATATTCATAAAATAGCACATTTCCTCACCGCAGATTATGAATCACATCAGTCCGTTTATCCCATATAAAACGATTGTCTCTGATTTAATTAAAAACAACCATTCAAAGGGCTTTTGTGAACTACGGTGAAAAGAAACTAATGTTAGCTGCAAAATTACTAAAAATATATGGTTCTCTTTTGCGGGTACAATAATTTAACTACTTTTGTCCTACTAATTACACATAAATATATGCAAGCTTCCGACAGTATCGTTATAATTCCTACCTACAATGAGAAGGAAAACATTGAAAACATAATCCGCGCAGTATTCGGACTAGAAAAAATATTTCATATTTTGATCATTGAAGATGGATCACCGGACGGCACTGCCTCTATTGTTAAACGCCTGCAGCTTGAGTTTCCTGAGCGTTTGTTTATGATTGAACGGGCAGGAAAACAAGGATTGGGAACTGCATATATTGCCGGTTTCCGCTGGGCAATTGAAAAGAAATACGATTTTGTCTTTGAAATGGATGCCGATTTTTCTCACAACCCAAATGATTTACCCCGACTTTATCATGCATGTACAGCATTAGGTGGCGATGTAGCTATTGGTTCCCGCTATGTGAGTGGAGTAAATGTGGTGAACTGGCCTATGAGCCGCGTGCTTATGTCTTACTTCGCCTCTAAATATGTTCGTTTTATAACAGGTTTGCCTATTGCAGATACCACTGCAGGATTCAAATGCTACCGCCGGGAAGTATTGGAAACTATTGAATTGGACAAGATCCGATTCAAAGGATATGCTTTCCAGATTGAGATGAAATTCATGGCCTACAAGTCTGGCTTTAATATATTAGAAGTTCCTGTAATCTTTGTAAACCGTGAAGTAGGAACATCCAAAATGAATAGTGGAATATTCGGTGAAGCAGTTATGGGAGTTATTCAGCTAAAATTTGACAGTCTTTTCCGTAAATACCCACAAAAGAAATGAAACGCACATTAATTAAAAGCGCTACCATCATTAATGAAGGACGTAGTTTTACCGGTTCTGTAGTTATTGAAGGTGATAAAATAGCCAAAGTCATTGAAGGAACAGTTGTTCCCGAAGAAACATATAGTGAAATAATCGATGCCAAAGGGAAATACCTGATCCCGGGTGTTATTGATGATCATGTGCATTTCCGTGATCCGGGACTGACACATAAAGCAGATATTTTCAGTGAAAGCCGTGCAGCAGCCGCTGGAGGTGTAACATCCTTCATGGATATGCCCAATACGCAGCCTCAGACTACGGACATTGAAACACTGAATGCTAAATTTCAGCTGGGTGCCGAGAAGAGTCTGGTTAACTACTCTTTCTATTTCGGAGCAACCAATAGTAATTCCGACCTACTTTCAAAGTTAGATCCTCATCGTGTGTGCGGAGTTAAACTGTTTATGGGCTCAAGCACAGGAAATATGCTTGTTGACCGCAGAGACAGTCTGCTGAAAGTTTTTGGTGGAACCGATCTTATTATCGCAGCACATTGCGAGGATGCTGCAATTATTGCAGAAAACACCCGCAAGGCAAAAGAAAAATACGGAGATGATCCTGATATGAGATTTCATTCTCTTATAAGAAATGCTCAGGCATGTTATGCATCTTCGGCTCTGGCAGTGGAACTTGCAGAGAAAACAGGTGCAAGGCTTCACGTTCTTCATATTTCCACCGGAATGGAACTGGAGCTATTCAAGAATGCCCCGCTCAGTGAAAAGAAAATAACCGCCGAAGTATGTGTTCCTCATATCGCATTCTGCGATGATATGTACAAACAACTTGGCACACGCATTAAGTGTAATCCGGCAATTAAGACCGCTCTTGATCGCAGCGTACTGATAGATGCCATCACAGAAAACCGCATTGACGTAGTGGCTACCGACCATGCTCCTCACCTTTTATCAGAAAAAGAAGGTGGTGCTTTGCGTGCAGTTTCAGGTATGCCAATGATTCAATTCTCACTCACTGCGATGCTTGAACTGGCTACTCCCGAAACATTCTCTAAAGAACAGGTGGTACAGAAAATGTGTCATGCTCCGGCAGAACTTTTCAAGATTAACAATCGCGGATATATTCGTGAAGGCTATCAGGCCGACCTTGTAATAGTGAATCCAAATACCAGGTGGACATTGACTAAAGAGGCTGTTCTCAGCAAATGTGGTTGGAGCCCATTGGAAAATTACTCCTTCTCAAACAAAGTGGAACGCACATTTGTTAATGGTCATACTGTTTTTGATAACGGACAATTAGATGAATCGTATCGCGGACAGGAATTAAGATTCAGATAAACTATGGTAACAGCTTATAAAATTCACGACCTGGTAGAGTACATTGACTGGCTTTACTTTTTCTATGCATGGAAATTGGGTGCACAATTCGGGCAGATCTCAGAAATTCACGGATGTGATTCCTGCAGAGCGCAGTGGCTGACAAGCTTCCCTGAGGAAGAACGGCCAAAAGCGGCCGAGGCAATGCAACTTTATAAAGAAGCAAACCGAATGCTCGACGAGCTGGACAAGGATTTTGAGGTTAAAGTGATGTATGAGCTGTTTGATTCTAACTCTGATGGCGATAATCTGATTGTGGGAAACGTGGTAATTCCATTCCTTCGTCAGCAAACACGCAAAAAAGATAATGAGCCTTATCTGTGTCTGAGCGATTTCGTTCGCCCACTTTCTTCGGGACAGAAAGATACAGTCGGCATATTTGCTTCAAGTGTTGACCCGGATATGGAAAAAATATATGAAAACGATCCATATAAACATATTTTAGTTCAGACATTGACCGACCGTTTGGCGGAAGCTGCCGTAGAAAAAATGCACGAACATGTTCGCAAAGTAGCCTGGGGATATGCAAAAGATGAAAATCTGACCATAAAAGAGATGCTAAAGGTGAAGTATCAAGGTATCCGCCCCGCAGTGGGATATCCATCCATCCCCGATCAATCAATCAATTTCTTACTGAATGACTTGATTGATATGAGCAGAATTGGTATCCGGCTTACCGAAAACGGAGCCATGTATCCGCATGCTTCAGTTAGCGGAATCATGATTTCTCACCCGGCATCCAGCTATTTCTCAATAGGAAAAATAGGTGAAGACCAATTGAATGATTATGCCCGCAGAAGAGGCATGGAAGTTTCCGAGATAAGAAAGTTTCTGGCAGCCAATCTATAAAGTTAGTTTCTTTATTGGTTGCCTGACATTAAATAATTTATAATCAGTAGTAAAATAAAATAAGCCCAGTAGTATCTGGTTAGCTCTACTCCTTCTTAAAATAAAGTGTAGAGTAAAAATATAAAAGATGTAGATCTTACAGCAAAACGCCTTAATGCTTTTTATAAACATTTCTTTATAAAAAACATTAGGTTTCCCGAATATTTGTGATTTTTCCCTATTTCTCACGACTAACAAAGTGTATAGCAAATGGACGAAACAAGAATGAATAAGGATTTAGAGCAAGAGTTTACGGCGTGTATCAAAGAATATGAGCGCGTCATATACAAAGTTTGCTACCTATACACCACGAAATCAGCAACGTTGAATGATCTTTATCAGGAATCAGTTCTGAATATCTGGCGGGCTTTTCCTAATTTTCGGAAGGAATGCAAAATATCTACATGGATATATCGCATCACTCTGAACACTTGTATTTCGTTTATTCGTAAAGAAAAGAATATTCCTGAGATAGTTTCACTTACACAAGAAGCGGAATGGCTAACGGAAGAAGAAGACAGCTTCCGGGAAATGCTGGCGGAACTATATAGGCTCATAAATAATCTGGGACAACTCGACAAGTCTATTATTCTTCTTTATCTGGAAAAGAAAGACTATGCCGAGATTGGTGAGATTACCGGACTGACGGTTACTAATGTGGCCACAAAACTGAGCAGAATAAAGGATAAATTAAGAAAAATGCCTCACAACTAAGAATAGAAAGATGGAACTTGATGAATTACAAAAGTCGTGGGAAGTATTAGACAACCGGCTAAAGAAAAATGAACTGATTGATGAGCATACGTTAAGCAAATTAATAAGCGAACGTACAAAGCAAACACACAGTTCGATGAATAAAATATTGCTATATGCAAAAACAACTCTCATTCTGGGATTCCTGGCACTTATTGGACTGGGATTTTATTTGATAACAGGAAACCATAATGATAAAGAGTTTTGTTTGTGGTTATTTATATGGATTATGCTTTGCATAGGAATGGTATGGGACAGCATGGGATATATGTATCTCAGAAGTATTAATATTGAAAAAATGCCGCTTGTCACAGTAATTAAAAAGATGACGGCATATCACAGAAATTTCATTATTG
This genomic interval from uncultured Bacteroides sp. contains the following:
- the tnpB gene encoding IS66 family insertion sequence element accessory protein TnpB (TnpB, as the term is used for proteins encoded by IS66 family insertion elements, is considered an accessory protein, since TnpC, encoded by a neighboring gene, is a DDE family transposase.), with protein sequence MFALTESMSYYLCPHYVDMRKGIYSLYQLVKSDMKRNPLSGEVFLFVGKNRESIKILHWENGGFVLYQKKLERGTFEIPRFNPSSGQYEMKWTTFVLIMEGVCIRSAKYRKRFYTDLIR
- a CDS encoding IS66 family transposase, whose amino-acid sequence is MNYKRIVELLEDQLRLSSEREKALLEQNRQQSALLQQQSAQIERLSVQTAILTDTVRSLEESLLQKKGNIQVLTGKNRGLGKLLSNKSEKIVPQIKEEDKVEEKPRPSLKERGNNNAKRKEYFDLKTIIDEVYPNDPGFDKEKSKIISYVDSIRYEYIPPQFVKHIYRLYNCLFNEKMYTAKAPRTPLQNSNYDGSFMAGILQLRYIYSMPVERIIKLFGEQGFELNKATAHSLIKKSAWMLDRLDEVLRKTILEDSYLCMDESYYTVLTPEKNEKGKGVRKGYIWAALANQKKLIQYFYEKGSRSREVLTNYIGEEYKGAIQSDGLIDYKILETDEYPHIIRLSCFQHCKRKFLDIEADKDATQIIDVINKLYRKEHKIGKHWKPDRILEYRKKYAPPILKELKRKLLKIQSNPSMLPKSPLSKAINYTLNEYDALCNYIDRPEYALDNNAIERYMRYISLSRKNSLFCGSHDGAKRTALLYSLACSCRLNGINTFEYFTDILNRMAYINPNASDEVYQKLLPNSWTKE
- the mfd gene encoding transcription-repair coupling factor; this translates as MNITELQSLYAKHPGTGAVAKLLEESSVKTIFLGGLCASSAALFLSTLVKSSKNSFVFILGDLEEAGYFYHDLTQINGSEKILFFPSSYRRAIKYGQKDAANEILRTEVLSRLQKTEEPLCVVTYPDALAEKVVSRDELTDKTLKLHVGEHVDTGFITEMLSNYGFERVDYVYEPGQYAVRGSIIDVYSFSSEYPYRIDFFGDEVESIRSFEVDTQLSKERKESIAIVPELTNGVGEEVSFLDFILEETIIATKDFLWLRERIQAVHDEALSPQALVAQEENEEGYVNLEQKLIDGSEFTVRALDFRRIEFGNKPTGTPQATVEFSCSAQPIFHKNFDLVSNSLKSYLEQNYQIYILSDSVKQTDRIRAIFEDRNDHIPFTSVDKTLHEGFIDNTLHCCFFTDHQIFDRYHKYNLKSDNARSGKVALTLKELNQYQVGDYVVHTDHGVGRFAGLIRIPTGGTTQEVMKLVYQNEDVVMVSIHSLHKVSKYKGKEGEPPRLNKLGTGAWEKLKERTKTKIKDIARDLIKLYSQRKEEKGFSFSPDSFLQHELEASFIYEDTPDQLKTTQDVKSDMEREMPMDRLVCGDVGFGKTEIAVRAAFKAAADNKQVAVLVPTTVLALQHFKTFSERLKDFPCRVDYLSRARKPAEVKAILDDLKEGKIGVLIGTHKIIGKQVKFKDIGLLIVDEEQKFGVSVKEKLRQLKVNVDTLTMTATPIPRTLQFSLMGARDLSVISTPPPNRYPIQTEVHTFNEDIIGEAINFEMSRNGQVFLVNNRIQNIYELEGMIHRLVPDARICVGHGQMEPDKLEKIILDFINYDYDILIATSIIESGIDIPNVNTIIINNAQNFGLSDLHQLRGRVGRGNKKAFCYLLAPPLSSLTTEAKRRLQAIENFSDLGSGIHIAMQDLDIRGAGNMLGAEQSGFIADLGYETYQKILTEAVNELKTDEFAELYAEELVAGEEKISGQNFVQECTVESDLELLFPDEYIPSSSERMLLYRELDSMETDEEVQNFQSRLEDRFGKIPKEGLELMRIVRLRRYAKKLGAEKVFMKAGKMTLFFVNNPESPYYQSEAFDKVISYLQKYSRNCQLREQHNRRSMIIKNIETVETAVGILSEMYVM
- a CDS encoding polyprenol monophosphomannose synthase — translated: MQASDSIVIIPTYNEKENIENIIRAVFGLEKIFHILIIEDGSPDGTASIVKRLQLEFPERLFMIERAGKQGLGTAYIAGFRWAIEKKYDFVFEMDADFSHNPNDLPRLYHACTALGGDVAIGSRYVSGVNVVNWPMSRVLMSYFASKYVRFITGLPIADTTAGFKCYRREVLETIELDKIRFKGYAFQIEMKFMAYKSGFNILEVPVIFVNREVGTSKMNSGIFGEAVMGVIQLKFDSLFRKYPQKK
- a CDS encoding dihydroorotase, translating into MKRTLIKSATIINEGRSFTGSVVIEGDKIAKVIEGTVVPEETYSEIIDAKGKYLIPGVIDDHVHFRDPGLTHKADIFSESRAAAAGGVTSFMDMPNTQPQTTDIETLNAKFQLGAEKSLVNYSFYFGATNSNSDLLSKLDPHRVCGVKLFMGSSTGNMLVDRRDSLLKVFGGTDLIIAAHCEDAAIIAENTRKAKEKYGDDPDMRFHSLIRNAQACYASSALAVELAEKTGARLHVLHISTGMELELFKNAPLSEKKITAEVCVPHIAFCDDMYKQLGTRIKCNPAIKTALDRSVLIDAITENRIDVVATDHAPHLLSEKEGGALRAVSGMPMIQFSLTAMLELATPETFSKEQVVQKMCHAPAELFKINNRGYIREGYQADLVIVNPNTRWTLTKEAVLSKCGWSPLENYSFSNKVERTFVNGHTVFDNGQLDESYRGQELRFR
- a CDS encoding vitamin B12 dependent-methionine synthase activation domain-containing protein produces the protein MVTAYKIHDLVEYIDWLYFFYAWKLGAQFGQISEIHGCDSCRAQWLTSFPEEERPKAAEAMQLYKEANRMLDELDKDFEVKVMYELFDSNSDGDNLIVGNVVIPFLRQQTRKKDNEPYLCLSDFVRPLSSGQKDTVGIFASSVDPDMEKIYENDPYKHILVQTLTDRLAEAAVEKMHEHVRKVAWGYAKDENLTIKEMLKVKYQGIRPAVGYPSIPDQSINFLLNDLIDMSRIGIRLTENGAMYPHASVSGIMISHPASSYFSIGKIGEDQLNDYARRRGMEVSEIRKFLAANL
- a CDS encoding sigma-70 family RNA polymerase sigma factor — protein: MDETRMNKDLEQEFTACIKEYERVIYKVCYLYTTKSATLNDLYQESVLNIWRAFPNFRKECKISTWIYRITLNTCISFIRKEKNIPEIVSLTQEAEWLTEEEDSFREMLAELYRLINNLGQLDKSIILLYLEKKDYAEIGEITGLTVTNVATKLSRIKDKLRKMPHN